In Streptomyces dangxiongensis, one DNA window encodes the following:
- a CDS encoding organic hydroperoxide resistance protein produces MDALYTAVATATHGREGRAVSSDGRIDLALAMPAELGGNGQGTNPEQLFAAGYAACFGSALGLVGRQAKVDVSDAAVTAEVGIGKQGEGFGLKVTLRVELPGTVDEATGRKLVETAHQVCPYSNATRGNIDVDLVIE; encoded by the coding sequence ATGGACGCGCTCTACACCGCTGTCGCCACCGCCACCCACGGCCGCGAGGGCCGTGCGGTCTCCTCCGACGGCAGGATCGACCTCGCCCTCGCCATGCCGGCGGAGCTGGGCGGCAACGGCCAGGGCACCAACCCCGAGCAGCTCTTCGCCGCCGGTTACGCCGCCTGCTTCGGCAGCGCCCTCGGTCTCGTCGGACGCCAGGCCAAGGTCGACGTCAGCGACGCCGCGGTGACCGCCGAGGTCGGCATAGGCAAGCAGGGCGAGGGCTTCGGCCTGAAGGTCACCCTGCGCGTCGAGCTGCCCGGCACCGTGGACGAGGCGACCGGCCGCAAGCTGGTCGAGACCGCCCACCAGGTCTGCCCGTACTCCAACGCCACCCGCGGCAACATCGACGTCGACCTCGTCATCGAGTAG
- a CDS encoding glycosyltransferase 87 family protein, with product MNRLRVTPGPVLALTVLWLATRALMLWLLTHSTAPLLGGGSVTREVWRLYFHWYGVLAHGSFPVHDTLWQYPPGAGAVLLAPGLLPGLTYFQAFVLLTLAVDAITTAALLRAGTRPGRSLLGAAVWTGGLPLLLHLPLARYDAEVTALAVLSLLASARSPRAGGVLGALGALVKMWPALVLLGVPRGRPTRRAWTWAAATGAVCFGLLAASLAHPLSFLREQGGRGVQIESLGGTALNLARHAGWRGRTRYRYGAIELTGPHVHAVATASLALTALAFGLLLLWRLRARHWSEATPYDAALSAVLLFTVTSRVISPQYMIWLIGLAAVCLTSRRTGQRPVAVLILAASALSTLVYPMYYREVIDGSWAGCLLMLARNGLLAVAAVLSFMRLWRDARPPAGETVPPVEPRPGSDRLPARALSSP from the coding sequence ATGAACCGTCTCCGTGTCACCCCCGGCCCGGTCCTCGCCCTCACCGTCCTCTGGCTCGCCACCCGCGCCCTCATGCTGTGGCTGCTCACGCACAGCACCGCCCCGCTGCTGGGCGGGGGCTCGGTGACCCGGGAGGTGTGGCGGCTGTACTTCCACTGGTACGGCGTCCTCGCGCACGGCTCCTTCCCCGTGCACGACACGCTGTGGCAGTACCCGCCGGGCGCGGGCGCGGTGCTGCTGGCACCGGGCCTGCTGCCGGGGCTGACGTACTTCCAGGCGTTCGTGCTGCTGACGCTGGCCGTGGACGCGATCACCACGGCGGCGCTGCTCCGCGCGGGCACCCGGCCCGGGCGCAGCCTGCTCGGGGCGGCCGTGTGGACCGGCGGGCTGCCGCTGCTGCTGCACCTGCCGCTCGCCCGGTACGACGCCGAGGTCACCGCCCTGGCCGTGCTGTCCCTGCTGGCGTCGGCACGCTCCCCGCGCGCGGGAGGGGTGCTCGGGGCCCTGGGCGCGCTGGTGAAGATGTGGCCGGCGCTGGTGCTGCTGGGCGTGCCCCGGGGGCGGCCCACCCGCAGGGCGTGGACGTGGGCGGCGGCGACCGGGGCCGTGTGCTTCGGGCTGCTCGCGGCCTCCCTCGCCCACCCGCTGTCCTTCCTGCGGGAACAGGGCGGCCGGGGCGTGCAGATCGAGTCGCTCGGCGGCACGGCGCTGAACCTGGCCCGGCACGCCGGCTGGCGGGGCCGCACCCGCTACCGGTACGGCGCGATCGAACTCACCGGCCCGCACGTGCACGCCGTCGCCACGGCCTCGCTCGCGCTCACCGCCCTCGCGTTCGGACTGCTGCTGCTGTGGCGGCTGCGGGCGCGGCACTGGAGCGAGGCCACGCCGTACGACGCGGCGCTGAGCGCGGTGCTGCTGTTCACTGTCACCAGCCGGGTCATCAGCCCCCAGTACATGATCTGGCTGATCGGGCTCGCCGCCGTGTGCCTGACCTCGCGCCGCACCGGCCAGCGGCCGGTGGCGGTGCTGATCCTGGCGGCGTCCGCGCTGAGCACCCTCGTGTACCCCATGTACTACCGGGAGGTGATCGACGGCTCCTGGGCCGGCTGTCTGCTGATGCTGGCCCGCAACGGGCTGCTGGCCGTCGCCGCCGTGCTGTCCTTCATGCGGCTGTGGCGGGACGCGCGGCCGCCGGCCGGGGAGACCGTGCCGCCGGTGGAACCCCGGCCCGGTTCCGACCGGCTCCCCGCGCGGGCGCTCAGCTCGCCGTGA
- a CDS encoding glycosyltransferase family 2 protein, translating to MYPEPRDPHPAPRAAVVVIGYDDRAHVADAVRSALAQRPAVAEVIAVDDGSTDGSAGLLARLADGEPRLRVVRRDVNSGGCGSPRNAGIDAATAPYVMFLDSDDVLPPGAVDALLAAATGAHAEVASGLCVRREQPSGREQPWQAFLYPAHRVLARPAQLPRLVHDTLCVNKLYRTGFLRDHGIRFPEGRFRYEDFVFTARVLAASPRVVLVPDRVYVWQVRRSAERLSLSLDREHVENWAARVEACALAYDILLGAGQKELARAARAKFLDHELRMYARELGLRDAAYRRAWWALTREYLARYDAADWEPDPAAPGRLLGRVLLASPEPRDLPRLGELAARSARLLPPYARTPDGVPVWSADLPQVSLAPLLTRPVPVLPLAVDAELRPRARASLLCLRLHELYGRVTAAGPTEVDVVWHAREDGRARGRTTAALTPSGPGIWSAEVPVGLAGLGSGTWDLRLTLRFADGGRRAVTAHARTGAGRLRRRAVPSAAHGVLLAQPYATHSGALALRVASGVRGVLAVARGRLRRRLLHWDPGPPKSRRGDGRT from the coding sequence ATGTACCCAGAACCGCGAGACCCGCACCCGGCACCCCGGGCCGCCGTCGTCGTCATCGGCTACGACGACCGCGCCCATGTGGCCGACGCCGTGCGCTCGGCCCTGGCCCAGAGGCCCGCCGTCGCCGAGGTCATCGCCGTGGACGACGGCTCCACCGACGGCAGCGCCGGGCTGCTCGCCCGGCTGGCCGACGGCGAGCCGCGGCTGCGGGTGGTGCGCCGGGACGTGAACAGCGGCGGCTGCGGCAGCCCGCGCAACGCCGGGATCGACGCGGCGACGGCACCGTACGTGATGTTCCTGGACAGTGACGACGTGCTGCCGCCCGGTGCGGTGGACGCGCTGCTCGCGGCGGCCACCGGGGCGCACGCCGAGGTCGCGAGCGGACTGTGCGTGCGCCGGGAACAGCCGTCGGGGCGCGAACAGCCGTGGCAGGCGTTCCTCTACCCGGCGCACCGCGTCCTCGCCCGCCCCGCCCAGCTCCCCCGGCTGGTCCACGACACGCTGTGCGTCAACAAGCTGTACCGCACCGGTTTCCTGCGCGACCACGGCATCCGCTTCCCCGAGGGCCGCTTCCGCTACGAGGACTTCGTCTTCACCGCGCGGGTGCTGGCCGCGAGCCCGCGCGTCGTGCTCGTACCGGACCGGGTGTACGTGTGGCAGGTGCGCCGGTCTGCCGAGCGGTTGTCGCTCTCGCTGGACCGGGAGCACGTCGAGAACTGGGCGGCGCGCGTCGAGGCGTGTGCGCTGGCGTACGACATCCTGCTGGGTGCCGGGCAGAAGGAGCTGGCCCGGGCGGCGCGCGCCAAGTTCCTCGACCACGAGCTGCGCATGTACGCGCGCGAGCTGGGGCTGCGGGACGCTGCCTACCGGCGCGCGTGGTGGGCGCTCACCCGGGAGTACCTCGCGCGCTACGACGCCGCCGACTGGGAGCCGGACCCCGCCGCCCCCGGCCGGCTGCTCGGGCGGGTCCTGCTGGCGTCCCCCGAGCCCCGCGACCTGCCCCGCCTGGGTGAACTCGCCGCCCGCTCGGCGCGGCTGCTCCCGCCCTACGCCCGCACCCCCGACGGCGTCCCGGTCTGGTCCGCCGACCTGCCCCAGGTCTCCCTGGCCCCGCTCCTGACCCGCCCCGTCCCTGTGCTCCCCCTCGCGGTGGACGCGGAGCTGCGCCCACGCGCGCGTGCCTCGCTCCTGTGTCTGCGGCTGCACGAGCTGTACGGCAGGGTGACCGCGGCGGGCCCGACCGAGGTGGACGTGGTGTGGCACGCGCGTGAGGACGGCCGCGCGCGCGGGCGCACGACGGCCGCGCTCACGCCCTCCGGTCCCGGCATCTGGTCGGCAGAGGTGCCCGTGGGCCTGGCCGGGCTCGGCTCCGGCACCTGGGACCTGCGCCTGACCCTTCGCTTCGCGGACGGCGGGCGACGGGCGGTCACGGCGCACGCCCGGACGGGCGCCGGCCGACTGCGCCGACGCGCTGTGCCGAGCGCCGCGCACGGCGTACTCCTGGCGCAGCCGTACGCCACGCACTCCGGCGCACTCGCGCTGCGCGTGGCGAGCGGTGTACGCGGCGTGCTCGCCGTGGCCCGCGGCCGGCTCCGCCGCCGCCTGCTTCACTGGGACCCGGGCCCACCGAAGAGTCGACGAGGGGACGGCCGCACATGA
- a CDS encoding TetR/AcrR family transcriptional regulator — translation MTTNAEPADEPPARPRRRAPAGAAVLREDVTEAIRAAVFEELAAAGYARMSIEGIARRAGVGKTAVYRRWRSKLHLVLDVVSAMAVTGFPVPDTGSLEGDLHLLYEVTSRALRHPVASQVIPDLQAEAARNPDLAEAFQKALRDGQEGVASGIVAAAAQRGELRAGVDPDLALDLISGPLYWRSVVIRSPKPPKGYLEKLARATAAALRAL, via the coding sequence ATGACGACGAACGCCGAGCCCGCCGACGAGCCGCCGGCGCGTCCGCGCCGCCGGGCCCCCGCCGGGGCCGCCGTCCTGCGCGAGGACGTGACCGAGGCCATCCGCGCGGCCGTCTTCGAGGAACTGGCGGCGGCCGGGTACGCGCGCATGTCCATCGAGGGGATCGCGCGGCGGGCGGGCGTGGGCAAGACGGCGGTCTACCGGCGCTGGCGTTCCAAGCTCCACCTGGTCCTGGACGTCGTCTCGGCCATGGCGGTGACGGGCTTCCCGGTCCCCGACACCGGCTCCCTGGAGGGCGACCTGCACCTGCTGTACGAGGTCACCTCCCGCGCCCTGCGGCACCCCGTCGCCTCGCAGGTCATCCCCGACCTCCAGGCCGAGGCCGCCCGCAACCCCGACCTCGCCGAGGCCTTCCAGAAGGCGCTGCGGGACGGTCAGGAGGGCGTGGCCAGCGGGATCGTCGCGGCGGCGGCGCAACGCGGCGAACTCCGCGCCGGTGTGGATCCCGACCTCGCCCTCGACCTGATCTCCGGCCCCCTGTACTGGCGCTCGGTCGTCATCCGCTCCCCCAAGCCGCCCAAGGGTTACCTGGAGAAGCTGGCCCGGGCCACGGCGGCGGCGCTCAGGGCGCTGTGA
- a CDS encoding glycosyltransferase family 39 protein — protein sequence MPGRSRERLARAAAVGVPALVMAALGLWGLDRGGMWRDEAVSFQVGRRTVPQIWRLLHDVDAVHGMYYLFVHAVLAVHPGEVVLRLPSVCAAAVTAGLVAALGCRLARPRVGLWAGLLYAVAPMAGHYAQEGRSYALVAAGATCATLLFVRAVQGGSWWPYGVVLGLTCWLHEFAVLLPLAHAVSLALARAGARTWRRFGGAAGAAGLALLPMVLVSRGQAAQVAWLRPPTAETAGGLLRGFLGPADEVYWVCAALALFGLAGMVGRRGELTCAGVGLPVAVVPPALLMLVSQVSPLYVDRYVLYALSGAPLVVAAGAERLAGVLERPRPDRHGTVLPGVPAARLRVLTLAGVLAVGLSLLHQFPLLQQDRDPARRPDDLAAVSRVAAREVGPGEPVLFLPAQTRNAALTYPRAFRGTRDLALVAGAARSGTLYGREAGPGELRRRLARLDRVWVVADRRLLAGRWIPRDPTERTKLTVLWQQFTGERESDRGLLTVRLYVRPLGAHPGTPAGAWPGAPVDARPGTPADARPGSAADVDPSTPADARPGSAVGSGPGTPAGARPRAPVSARPRTPPRPPRPGRW from the coding sequence GTGCCCGGGCGTTCCCGGGAGCGGCTGGCGCGTGCCGCCGCCGTGGGCGTGCCCGCGCTGGTGATGGCGGCGCTCGGGCTGTGGGGGCTCGACCGGGGCGGCATGTGGCGCGACGAGGCCGTCAGCTTCCAGGTCGGGCGCCGTACGGTGCCGCAGATCTGGCGGCTGCTGCACGACGTGGACGCCGTGCACGGCATGTACTACCTGTTCGTGCACGCGGTCCTCGCCGTGCACCCCGGCGAGGTCGTCCTGCGGCTGCCGTCCGTGTGCGCGGCGGCCGTCACGGCGGGCCTGGTGGCCGCGCTCGGCTGCCGGCTCGCCCGGCCGCGGGTCGGCCTGTGGGCCGGCCTGCTCTACGCCGTCGCACCGATGGCCGGCCACTACGCCCAGGAGGGCCGCTCCTACGCGCTCGTCGCGGCCGGCGCCACCTGCGCGACGCTGCTCTTCGTCCGGGCCGTGCAGGGCGGTTCGTGGTGGCCGTACGGCGTCGTTCTCGGACTCACCTGCTGGCTGCACGAGTTCGCGGTGCTGCTGCCGCTCGCGCACGCGGTGTCGCTGGCGCTCGCCCGGGCCGGGGCGCGGACGTGGCGGCGGTTCGGGGGCGCGGCGGGTGCGGCCGGCCTCGCCCTGCTGCCGATGGTGCTGGTGTCGCGGGGGCAGGCGGCGCAGGTGGCGTGGCTGCGGCCGCCCACGGCCGAGACGGCGGGAGGGCTGCTGCGCGGATTCCTCGGACCGGCCGACGAGGTGTACTGGGTGTGTGCCGCGCTGGCCCTGTTCGGGCTGGCCGGGATGGTGGGACGGCGGGGCGAACTGACGTGCGCGGGCGTCGGGTTGCCGGTGGCGGTGGTACCGCCCGCCCTGCTGATGCTGGTTTCCCAGGTCTCGCCGCTGTACGTCGACCGGTACGTGCTGTACGCGCTGTCGGGGGCGCCGCTGGTGGTGGCCGCGGGGGCCGAGCGGCTGGCGGGAGTGCTGGAGCGCCCGCGGCCGGACCGGCACGGGACCGTCCTGCCGGGGGTGCCGGCCGCACGGCTCCGGGTGCTCACCCTCGCCGGCGTCCTGGCCGTCGGGCTCTCCCTGCTCCACCAGTTCCCCCTTCTCCAGCAGGACCGCGATCCGGCCCGCCGGCCCGACGACCTCGCCGCCGTCTCCCGGGTGGCCGCGCGGGAGGTGGGCCCCGGCGAGCCGGTGCTGTTCCTGCCGGCACAGACGCGGAACGCGGCGCTCACCTATCCGCGGGCGTTCCGGGGGACGCGTGACCTGGCGCTGGTGGCGGGGGCGGCCCGGTCGGGCACCCTGTACGGGCGGGAGGCCGGGCCCGGCGAGCTGCGCCGCAGGCTGGCGCGGCTGGACCGGGTGTGGGTGGTGGCGGACCGGCGGCTGCTCGCCGGCCGCTGGATTCCGCGCGACCCCACCGAACGGACCAAACTGACCGTTCTGTGGCAGCAGTTCACCGGGGAGCGGGAGTCCGACCGGGGCCTGCTGACCGTACGGCTCTACGTCCGCCCACTCGGCGCCCACCCCGGGACCCCGGCCGGCGCCTGGCCCGGGGCGCCGGTTGACGCCCGGCCCGGTACTCCGGCCGATGCCCGGCCCGGGAGTGCAGCCGACGTGGACCCCAGTACTCCGGCCGACGCCCGGCCCGGGAGTGCGGTCGGCTCGGGCCCCGGTACTCCGGCCGGCGCCCGGCCCCGTGCTCCCGTCAGTGCCCGCCCCCGGACTCCGCCTCGGCCGCCGCGTCCAGGGCGGTGGTGA
- the galE gene encoding UDP-glucose 4-epimerase GalE, with translation MTWLITGGAGYIGAHVVRAMTEAGERAVVYDDLSTGIAERVPAEVPLVRGSTLDAELLARTLTGHGITGVVHLAAKKQVGESVDRPLHYYRENVEGLRVLLAAVTAAEVPSFLFSSSAAVYGMPDVDLVTEETPCRPLSPYGETKLAGEWLVRATGRATGLATASLRYFNVAGAATPELADTGVSNLIPMVFERLTEGARPRILGDDYPTPDGTCVRDYIHVADLAEAHVTVARALGSAPGTGLTLNIGRGEGVSVREMIDHVNAVTGYDRPPTVTARRPGDPARVVASAARIATELGWQAKYDVQDMITSAWEGWVRSHPEAARS, from the coding sequence ATGACCTGGCTGATCACCGGCGGTGCCGGATACATCGGGGCGCACGTCGTCCGGGCGATGACCGAGGCGGGCGAGCGCGCGGTCGTCTACGACGACCTGTCCACAGGGATCGCCGAGCGGGTACCGGCCGAGGTGCCGCTGGTGCGCGGGTCCACGCTGGACGCGGAGCTGCTGGCCCGCACCCTCACCGGGCACGGGATCACGGGCGTCGTCCATCTGGCGGCGAAGAAGCAGGTGGGCGAGTCGGTGGACCGGCCGTTGCACTACTACCGGGAGAACGTCGAGGGCCTGCGGGTCCTCCTGGCGGCGGTGACGGCGGCGGAGGTCCCCTCCTTCCTCTTCTCCTCCTCGGCGGCCGTCTACGGCATGCCCGACGTCGACCTGGTCACGGAGGAGACGCCCTGCCGTCCCCTGTCCCCCTACGGCGAGACGAAGCTGGCCGGCGAGTGGCTCGTGCGCGCCACGGGCCGGGCGACCGGCCTCGCCACCGCCTCGCTGCGCTACTTCAACGTGGCGGGCGCGGCCACGCCCGAGCTGGCCGACACGGGCGTGTCCAACCTGATCCCGATGGTCTTCGAGCGGCTCACCGAGGGCGCGCGGCCCCGCATCCTGGGCGACGACTACCCCACCCCCGACGGCACCTGCGTCCGCGACTACATCCACGTGGCCGACCTGGCCGAGGCCCACGTGACCGTCGCCCGCGCCCTCGGTTCCGCCCCGGGCACCGGCCTGACCCTCAACATCGGCCGCGGCGAGGGGGTCTCCGTCCGGGAGATGATCGACCACGTCAACGCGGTCACCGGCTACGACCGCCCCCCGACCGTCACCGCCCGCCGACCCGGTGACCCCGCCCGCGTCGTCGCCTCCGCCGCCCGCATCGCCACGGAGCTGGGCTGGCAGGCCAAGTACGACGTCCAGGACATGATCACCTCGGCCTGGGAGGGCTGGGTGCGCAGCCACCCGGAGGCGGCACGCTCGTAG
- a CDS encoding MarR family winged helix-turn-helix transcriptional regulator, which produces MTTTPDAPGAPDADWLRLDRQICFSLHATSRAFNGVYRVILKDLGLTYPQYLVLLVLWERDDLPVKALGERLRLDSGTLSPLLKRLEGAGLVRRERSAEDERSVRVRLTDEGAALRERALEVPRRIMTATGFDLAEIAGLRTRLDQLTTALDAAAEAESGGGH; this is translated from the coding sequence ATGACCACCACGCCCGACGCCCCGGGAGCCCCCGACGCCGACTGGCTCCGCCTCGACCGCCAGATCTGCTTCTCGCTGCACGCCACGTCCCGCGCCTTCAACGGTGTCTACCGCGTGATCCTGAAGGACCTCGGGCTCACCTACCCGCAGTACCTGGTGCTGCTCGTGCTGTGGGAGCGGGACGACCTGCCCGTCAAGGCGCTCGGCGAGCGGCTGCGGCTCGACTCGGGCACGCTGTCCCCGCTGCTCAAGCGGCTGGAGGGGGCCGGCCTGGTCCGGCGCGAGCGCAGCGCCGAGGACGAGCGGTCGGTGCGGGTCCGGCTCACCGACGAGGGTGCGGCCCTGCGCGAGCGGGCTCTGGAGGTACCGCGCCGGATCATGACGGCGACCGGCTTCGACCTGGCGGAGATCGCCGGGCTGCGCACCCGGCTGGACCAGCTCACCACCGCCCTGGACGCGGCGGCCGAGGCGGAGTCCGGGGGCGGGCACTGA
- a CDS encoding bifunctional glycosyltransferase/CDP-glycerol:glycerophosphate glycerophosphotransferase has protein sequence MPRFSVIVPCYQVQAFLPECLDSVLQQSFGDFELIAVDDCSPDGCGAILDEYAARDPRVTVLHLPENAGLGRARNAGIPHATGDYLFFLDSDDTLTPGALRSIADRLTESTDPDVLVFDYARTYWWGGTRRNVLAHILAEAGAETFTAAGRPEILDLLMVVWNKVYRRGFVAENGFVFPPGYYEDTPWTFPVLLSARRIAALDRICLNYRQRRQGSILSTTSRKHFDIHDQYERVFAFVGQRPELAGWRPYLHRKMGEHCLDILAKPDRLPPADKAEFFRRTAELFRRHRPQGARVDGEVAVLEGSWTGYRLRRQTARAGREAARRAGQARRAAGVRARAGWASLHARRPLDPHLVVYSASSHQGLIGDPAAVYAAAREVAPQLRGVWVVRDAETAAGLPAGVEHVIVGSRRYLEVTARAAFFVNDVNWPGTLAKRPGSVHIHTHQSTPLKYLGADLLDKPGARLGFDVPQMLRRADRWDYSLVANRHSELVWERAFPCHFTSVRTGSPRNDVLVNGGTGDFRERHGIPADHTVVLYAPTRRDYRRSGHVDRIDLARFAADLGEGHTLVVRLHPSLANGPARGLGLTELDRRRIVVDATGEPGAAEVLLAADVLVTDYSGVMFDYANLDRPIVVHADDRPAYTASRGTYLDITAEPPGHVSSSYRELARLFESGAWRDEESARLRAEFRARFCEFDDGRAAERVVRTLLLGEPMPDAESARIPGQAAAPDTLAST, from the coding sequence GTGCCCCGCTTCAGTGTCATCGTGCCCTGTTACCAGGTGCAGGCTTTCCTGCCCGAGTGCCTGGACTCGGTGCTCCAGCAGTCCTTCGGCGACTTCGAGCTGATCGCCGTGGACGACTGCTCCCCGGACGGCTGCGGCGCGATCCTGGACGAGTACGCCGCGCGCGACCCGCGGGTGACGGTGCTGCACCTGCCGGAGAACGCCGGCCTCGGCCGCGCCCGCAACGCGGGCATCCCGCACGCCACCGGCGACTACCTGTTCTTCCTGGACAGCGACGACACCCTCACCCCGGGTGCGCTGCGGTCCATCGCCGACCGGCTCACGGAGTCCACCGACCCGGACGTGCTCGTCTTCGACTACGCGCGCACGTACTGGTGGGGCGGCACCCGCCGCAACGTCCTCGCGCACATCCTGGCCGAGGCCGGGGCGGAGACCTTCACGGCGGCCGGGCGCCCGGAGATCCTGGATCTGCTGATGGTGGTGTGGAACAAGGTCTACCGGCGGGGGTTCGTCGCGGAGAACGGCTTCGTCTTCCCGCCCGGCTACTACGAGGACACCCCCTGGACGTTCCCGGTCCTGCTCAGCGCCCGCCGGATCGCCGCGCTGGACCGGATCTGCCTGAACTACCGGCAGCGCCGGCAGGGCAGCATCCTGTCCACCACCAGCCGCAAGCACTTCGACATCCACGACCAGTACGAGCGCGTCTTCGCGTTCGTCGGGCAGCGCCCGGAGCTGGCCGGCTGGCGGCCGTACCTGCACCGCAAGATGGGCGAGCACTGTCTGGACATCCTCGCCAAGCCCGACCGGCTGCCGCCCGCCGACAAGGCGGAGTTCTTCCGGCGCACGGCGGAGCTGTTCCGCCGGCACAGGCCGCAGGGCGCCCGGGTGGACGGCGAGGTCGCCGTGCTGGAGGGCTCCTGGACCGGGTACCGGCTGCGGCGGCAGACGGCGCGGGCCGGCCGGGAGGCGGCGCGGCGGGCGGGCCAGGCGCGCCGGGCGGCCGGCGTCCGGGCCCGCGCCGGCTGGGCGTCCCTGCACGCCCGCCGGCCGCTCGACCCGCACCTCGTCGTCTACTCGGCGTCCTCGCACCAGGGCCTGATCGGCGACCCGGCGGCCGTCTACGCCGCGGCCCGTGAGGTCGCCCCCCAGTTGCGCGGGGTGTGGGTGGTGCGGGACGCGGAGACGGCGGCAGGGCTGCCGGCCGGCGTGGAACACGTGATCGTCGGCTCCCGGCGCTATCTGGAGGTCACCGCGCGCGCCGCGTTCTTCGTCAACGACGTGAACTGGCCCGGCACCCTGGCCAAGCGGCCCGGCAGCGTCCACATCCACACCCACCAGAGCACCCCGCTGAAGTACCTGGGCGCCGACCTGCTGGACAAGCCGGGGGCCCGGCTCGGCTTCGACGTACCGCAGATGCTGCGCCGGGCCGACCGCTGGGACTACAGCCTGGTCGCCAACCGGCACTCCGAACTGGTCTGGGAACGGGCCTTCCCCTGCCACTTCACCTCGGTGCGCACCGGCAGTCCGCGCAACGACGTCCTGGTGAACGGCGGCACCGGCGACTTCCGGGAGCGGCACGGCATCCCGGCGGACCACACGGTCGTGCTGTACGCGCCCACCCGCCGGGACTACCGCCGCAGCGGGCACGTGGACCGCATCGATCTGGCCCGGTTCGCGGCCGACCTCGGGGAGGGGCACACGCTCGTCGTCCGGCTGCATCCGTCGCTGGCGAACGGCCCGGCGCGGGGCCTGGGCCTCACGGAGCTGGACCGGCGCCGGATCGTGGTCGACGCGACCGGTGAACCGGGTGCGGCGGAGGTGCTGCTCGCCGCGGACGTGCTGGTCACGGACTACTCGGGCGTGATGTTCGACTACGCCAACCTCGACCGGCCGATCGTGGTGCACGCCGACGACCGGCCCGCGTACACCGCGAGCCGGGGCACCTATCTCGACATCACCGCCGAGCCGCCGGGCCACGTCTCGTCCTCCTACCGGGAGCTGGCCCGGCTGTTCGAATCGGGCGCGTGGCGGGACGAGGAGTCGGCGCGGCTGCGGGCGGAGTTCCGGGCCCGGTTCTGCGAGTTCGACGACGGGCGGGCCGCCGAACGGGTCGTGCGGACCCTGCTGCTGGGCGAGCCGATGCCGGACGCGGAGTCCGCGCGGATCCCGGGGCAGGCGGCGGCGCCGGACACGCTGGCGTCGACGTGA